Proteins encoded together in one Phalacrocorax carbo chromosome 18, bPhaCar2.1, whole genome shotgun sequence window:
- the PAXX gene encoding protein PAXX isoform X4, translated as MAEPAGPFYLLRAGPGRYLCWCRPGPGGTVYVTDALEVWAAELGASRPLGCRWQPEEYGTKLREALGRGAASLHLGEGKATLQLREEAPCWSLDLFKLPIAEARSQLQALVFGMAGHIESLERRLGGGSWSCNRQLCNTLSSLSCGYCQLPCCPSALPGMEGARAQPGGSQVSGVHSAQTPIPGKTGVLAQLFQRRGRSQESLSLTLASKARRHHLEWISRTPDLCCPVL; from the exons ATGGCGGAGCCGGCCGGGCCCTTCTACCTGctgcgggccgggccgggccggtaCCTCTGCTGGTGCCGCCCTGGCCCCGGCGGCACCGTCTA TGTAACCGACGCCCTGGAGGTCTGGGCCGCGGAGCTCGGCGCCAGCCGGCCGCTCGGCTGC cGATGGCAGCCAGAGGAGTACGGCACGAAGCTCAG GGAGGCCTTGGGGCGGGGGGCCGCCTCGCTGCACCTGGGCGAGGGGAAGGCCACGCTGCAGCTGCGGGAGGAGGCCCCGTGCTGGTCCCTCGACCTCTTCAAGCTGCCCATCGCCGAGGCGAGGAGCCAGCTCCAGGCGCTGGTGTTTGGCATGGCGGGGCACATCGAGAGCCTGGAGAGACGTCTGGGAG gaGGCAGCTGGTCCTGTAACCGTCAGCTCTGCAACACTCTCAGTTCTCTCAGTTGTGGCTACTGTCAGCTGCCCTGCTGTCCAAGTGCCCTTCCTGGCATGGAAGGGGCTAGGGCTCAGCCTGGTGGCTCACAGGTGTCTGGGGTGCACTCTGCTCAG ACCCCAATCCCAGGAAAAACAGGGGTGCTGGCTCAGCTTTTCCAGCGAAGAGGAAGATCCCAGGAGAGTCTCTCATTAACCCTGGCTTCAAAAG CAAGAAGGCACCATCTGGAGTGGATTTCGAGGACTCCTGACCTGTGCTGTCCTGTTCTCTGA
- the PAXX gene encoding protein PAXX isoform X5 gives MAEPAGPFYLLRAGPGRYLCWCRPGPGGTVYVTDALEVWAAELGASRPLGCRWQPEEYGTKLREALGRGAASLHLGEGKATLQLREEAPCWSLDLFKLPIAEARSQLQALVFGMAGHIESLERRLGAVVETLAPSCSPEKNAAWSQQLFLPDPNPRKNRGAGSAFPAKRKIPGESLINPGFKSKKAPSGVDFEDS, from the exons ATGGCGGAGCCGGCCGGGCCCTTCTACCTGctgcgggccgggccgggccggtaCCTCTGCTGGTGCCGCCCTGGCCCCGGCGGCACCGTCTA TGTAACCGACGCCCTGGAGGTCTGGGCCGCGGAGCTCGGCGCCAGCCGGCCGCTCGGCTGC cGATGGCAGCCAGAGGAGTACGGCACGAAGCTCAG GGAGGCCTTGGGGCGGGGGGCCGCCTCGCTGCACCTGGGCGAGGGGAAGGCCACGCTGCAGCTGCGGGAGGAGGCCCCGTGCTGGTCCCTCGACCTCTTCAAGCTGCCCATCGCCGAGGCGAGGAGCCAGCTCCAGGCGCTGGTGTTTGGCATGGCGGGGCACATCGAGAGCCTGGAGAGACGTCTGGGAG CAGTGGTGGAGACACTGGCACCTTCCTGCAGCCCTGAGAAGAATGCTGCCTGGAGCCAGCAGCTCTTCCTGCCAG ACCCCAATCCCAGGAAAAACAGGGGTGCTGGCTCAGCTTTTCCAGCGAAGAGGAAGATCCCAGGAGAGTCTCTCATTAACCCTGGCTTCAAAAG CAAGAAGGCACCATCTGGAGTGGATTTCGAGGACTCCTGA
- the PAXX gene encoding protein PAXX isoform X1, which translates to MAEPAGPFYLLRAGPGRYLCWCRPGPGGTVYVTDALEVWAAELGASRPLGCRWQPEEYGTKLREALGRGAASLHLGEGKATLQLREEAPCWSLDLFKLPIAEARSQLQALVFGMAGHIESLERRLGVVETLAPSCSPEKNAAWSQQLFLPGGQLPGSTSPGPAICLPFLPQEAAGPVTVSSATLSVLSVVATVSCPAVQVPFLAWKGLGLSLVAHRCLGCTLLRLDARHRQTGCLLASRRRSGLAALPNWGLWQVHAFLLLWERRPGLALPPPPGVLGQPGWAAGSPPWAWRGL; encoded by the exons ATGGCGGAGCCGGCCGGGCCCTTCTACCTGctgcgggccgggccgggccggtaCCTCTGCTGGTGCCGCCCTGGCCCCGGCGGCACCGTCTA TGTAACCGACGCCCTGGAGGTCTGGGCCGCGGAGCTCGGCGCCAGCCGGCCGCTCGGCTGC cGATGGCAGCCAGAGGAGTACGGCACGAAGCTCAG GGAGGCCTTGGGGCGGGGGGCCGCCTCGCTGCACCTGGGCGAGGGGAAGGCCACGCTGCAGCTGCGGGAGGAGGCCCCGTGCTGGTCCCTCGACCTCTTCAAGCTGCCCATCGCCGAGGCGAGGAGCCAGCTCCAGGCGCTGGTGTTTGGCATGGCGGGGCACATCGAGAGCCTGGAGAGACGTCTGGGAG TGGTGGAGACACTGGCACCTTCCTGCAGCCCTGAGAAGAATGCTGCCTGGAGCCAGCAGCTCTTCCTGCCAGGTGGGCAATTGCCAGGGAGCACCTCCCCCGGTCCCGCtatttgtttgccttttcttccccaggaGGCAGCTGGTCCTGTAACCGTCAGCTCTGCAACACTCTCAGTTCTCTCAGTTGTGGCTACTGTCAGCTGCCCTGCTGTCCAAGTGCCCTTCCTGGCATGGAAGGGGCTAGGGCTCAGCCTGGTGGCTCACAGGTGTCTGGGGTGCACTCTGCTCAGGTTAGATGCCAGGCATCGCCAGACAGGTTGTTTGCTAGCCTCCAGGAGGAGGTCAGGCCTTGCTGCTCTTCCAAACTGGGGGCTATGGCAGGTCCATGCCTTCCTGCTTCTTTGGGAGAGGAGACCAGGCTTGgcccttcctcccccaccaggggtgctgggccagccaggctgggctgctggaAGCCCACCCTGGGCGTGGAGGGGCTTGTAG
- the PAXX gene encoding protein PAXX isoform X6 has protein sequence MAEPAGPFYLLRAGPGRYLCWCRPGPGGTVYVTDALEVWAAELGASRPLGCRWQPEEYGTKLREALGRGAASLHLGEGKATLQLREEAPCWSLDLFKLPIAEARSQLQALVFGMAGHIESLERRLGVVETLAPSCSPEKNAAWSQQLFLPDPNPRKNRGAGSAFPAKRKIPGESLINPGFKSKKAPSGVDFEDS, from the exons ATGGCGGAGCCGGCCGGGCCCTTCTACCTGctgcgggccgggccgggccggtaCCTCTGCTGGTGCCGCCCTGGCCCCGGCGGCACCGTCTA TGTAACCGACGCCCTGGAGGTCTGGGCCGCGGAGCTCGGCGCCAGCCGGCCGCTCGGCTGC cGATGGCAGCCAGAGGAGTACGGCACGAAGCTCAG GGAGGCCTTGGGGCGGGGGGCCGCCTCGCTGCACCTGGGCGAGGGGAAGGCCACGCTGCAGCTGCGGGAGGAGGCCCCGTGCTGGTCCCTCGACCTCTTCAAGCTGCCCATCGCCGAGGCGAGGAGCCAGCTCCAGGCGCTGGTGTTTGGCATGGCGGGGCACATCGAGAGCCTGGAGAGACGTCTGGGAG TGGTGGAGACACTGGCACCTTCCTGCAGCCCTGAGAAGAATGCTGCCTGGAGCCAGCAGCTCTTCCTGCCAG ACCCCAATCCCAGGAAAAACAGGGGTGCTGGCTCAGCTTTTCCAGCGAAGAGGAAGATCCCAGGAGAGTCTCTCATTAACCCTGGCTTCAAAAG CAAGAAGGCACCATCTGGAGTGGATTTCGAGGACTCCTGA
- the PAXX gene encoding protein PAXX isoform X2, whose protein sequence is MAEPAGPFYLLRAGPGRYLCWCRPGPGGTVYVTDALEVWAAELGASRPLGCRWQPEEYGTKLREALGRGAASLHLGEGKATLQLREEAPCWSLDLFKLPIAEARSQLQALVFGMAGHIESLERRLGAVVETLAPSCSPEKNAAWSQQLFLPGGQLPGSTSPGPAICLPFLPQEAAGPVTVSSATLSVLSVVATVSCPAVQVPFLAWKGLGLSLVAHRCLGCTLLRLDARHRQTGCLLASRRRSGLAALPNWGLWQVHAFLLLWERRPGLALPPPPGVLGQPGWAAGSPPWAWRGL, encoded by the exons ATGGCGGAGCCGGCCGGGCCCTTCTACCTGctgcgggccgggccgggccggtaCCTCTGCTGGTGCCGCCCTGGCCCCGGCGGCACCGTCTA TGTAACCGACGCCCTGGAGGTCTGGGCCGCGGAGCTCGGCGCCAGCCGGCCGCTCGGCTGC cGATGGCAGCCAGAGGAGTACGGCACGAAGCTCAG GGAGGCCTTGGGGCGGGGGGCCGCCTCGCTGCACCTGGGCGAGGGGAAGGCCACGCTGCAGCTGCGGGAGGAGGCCCCGTGCTGGTCCCTCGACCTCTTCAAGCTGCCCATCGCCGAGGCGAGGAGCCAGCTCCAGGCGCTGGTGTTTGGCATGGCGGGGCACATCGAGAGCCTGGAGAGACGTCTGGGAG CAGTGGTGGAGACACTGGCACCTTCCTGCAGCCCTGAGAAGAATGCTGCCTGGAGCCAGCAGCTCTTCCTGCCAGGTGGGCAATTGCCAGGGAGCACCTCCCCCGGTCCCGCtatttgtttgccttttcttccccaggaGGCAGCTGGTCCTGTAACCGTCAGCTCTGCAACACTCTCAGTTCTCTCAGTTGTGGCTACTGTCAGCTGCCCTGCTGTCCAAGTGCCCTTCCTGGCATGGAAGGGGCTAGGGCTCAGCCTGGTGGCTCACAGGTGTCTGGGGTGCACTCTGCTCAGGTTAGATGCCAGGCATCGCCAGACAGGTTGTTTGCTAGCCTCCAGGAGGAGGTCAGGCCTTGCTGCTCTTCCAAACTGGGGGCTATGGCAGGTCCATGCCTTCCTGCTTCTTTGGGAGAGGAGACCAGGCTTGgcccttcctcccccaccaggggtgctgggccagccaggctgggctgctggaAGCCCACCCTGGGCGTGGAGGGGCTTGTAG
- the CLIC3 gene encoding LOW QUALITY PROTEIN: chloride intracellular channel protein 3 (The sequence of the model RefSeq protein was modified relative to this genomic sequence to represent the inferred CDS: deleted 1 base in 1 codon): protein MKPGRAPRQELLILAILHSSSTGTCSTATASQQPPPSMAEKPQIQLFLWRGALPLCPQASEDEESVGHCPFCQRLFTVLLLKGVPFTLTTVDVKRALDVLKDFAPGAQLTILLYNGKPKTNTVIIEDFLEDKLGPPMFPSLVPWYRESSLAGNDIFHKFSTFIMNPVPAQDEALQRSLLRALLKLDEYLSAPMEYQLAHNPHLRASRRRFLDGDQLTLADCNLLPKLNIVQVVCQHYCHFGIPKDLRGVWHYLNSTSETKAFKYTCPNNEEVIQAYHSVIRSLQ from the exons ATGAAGCCCGGCAGGGCgcccaggcaggagctgctgataCTGGCAATCCT CCATAGCTCCAGCACAGgcacctgcagcacagccaccgct agccagcagccaccACCCAGCATGGCCGAGAAACCCCAAATACAGCTCTTTTTGTGGAGGGGAG ctctccctctctgcccacAGGCAAGCGAGGATGAGGAGAGTGTGGGCCACTGCCCCTTCTGCCAGCGGCTATTCACGGTGCTGCTGCTCAAAGGGGTGCCCTTCACCCTCACCACCGTGGATGTGAAGCG GGCACTGGATGTGCTGAAGGACTTCGCACCAGGTGCCCAGCTGACTATTTTGCTGTACAACGGCAAGCCCAAGACCAACACCGTCATCATTGAAGACTTCCTGGAGGACAAGCTGGGCCCTCCCAT GTTTCCCAGCCTGGTCCCATGGTACAGAGAGTCAAGCCTGGCTGGGAATGACATTTTCCACAAGTTCTCCACTTTTATCATGAACCCAGTGCCTGCCCAGGATGAGG ccctgcagcgGAGCCTTCTGCGGGCCCTGCTGAAGCTGGATGAGTACCTGAGTGCCCCAATGGAGTACCAGCTGGCCCACAACCCCCACCTCCGGGCCTCCCGGCGCCGATTCCTCGACGGGGACCAGCTCACATTAGCTGACTGCAACCTGCTGCCCAAGCTCAACATCGTTCAG GTTGTGTGCCAGCATTACTGCCACTTTGGGATCCCCAAGGACCTGCGGGGTGTGTGGCACTACCTCAACAGCACCAGTGAAACCAAGGCGTTCAAATACACCTGCCCCAACAACGAGGAGGTCATACAAGCCTATCACTCTGTCATCCGGTCACTGCAGTGA
- the PAXX gene encoding protein PAXX isoform X3 has translation MAEPAGPFYLLRAGPGRYLCWCRPGPGGTVYVTDALEVWAAELGASRPLGCRWQPEEYGTKLREALGRGAASLHLGEGKATLQLREEAPCWSLDLFKLPIAEARSQLQALVFGMAGHIESLERRLGAVVETLAPSCSPEKNAAWSQQLFLPGGQLPGSTSPGPAICLPFLPQEAAGPVTVSSATLSVLSVVATVSCPAVQVPFLAWKGLGLSLVAHRCLGCTLLRPQSQEKQGCWLSFSSEEEDPRRVSH, from the exons ATGGCGGAGCCGGCCGGGCCCTTCTACCTGctgcgggccgggccgggccggtaCCTCTGCTGGTGCCGCCCTGGCCCCGGCGGCACCGTCTA TGTAACCGACGCCCTGGAGGTCTGGGCCGCGGAGCTCGGCGCCAGCCGGCCGCTCGGCTGC cGATGGCAGCCAGAGGAGTACGGCACGAAGCTCAG GGAGGCCTTGGGGCGGGGGGCCGCCTCGCTGCACCTGGGCGAGGGGAAGGCCACGCTGCAGCTGCGGGAGGAGGCCCCGTGCTGGTCCCTCGACCTCTTCAAGCTGCCCATCGCCGAGGCGAGGAGCCAGCTCCAGGCGCTGGTGTTTGGCATGGCGGGGCACATCGAGAGCCTGGAGAGACGTCTGGGAG CAGTGGTGGAGACACTGGCACCTTCCTGCAGCCCTGAGAAGAATGCTGCCTGGAGCCAGCAGCTCTTCCTGCCAGGTGGGCAATTGCCAGGGAGCACCTCCCCCGGTCCCGCtatttgtttgccttttcttccccaggaGGCAGCTGGTCCTGTAACCGTCAGCTCTGCAACACTCTCAGTTCTCTCAGTTGTGGCTACTGTCAGCTGCCCTGCTGTCCAAGTGCCCTTCCTGGCATGGAAGGGGCTAGGGCTCAGCCTGGTGGCTCACAGGTGTCTGGGGTGCACTCTGCTCAG ACCCCAATCCCAGGAAAAACAGGGGTGCTGGCTCAGCTTTTCCAGCGAAGAGGAAGATCCCAGGAGAGTCTCTCATTAA